A DNA window from Amycolatopsis sp. DSM 110486 contains the following coding sequences:
- a CDS encoding MmgE/PrpD family protein, with amino-acid sequence MHPTTTLAGRLGEFAAGIRFEDLPTAVVEQARHLALDAVGLAFCAADEPFAHRAREAFTLLGSGDQPVLAVGDRLPARDAAMLGGILVHGHDFDDTHIGSIVHVSASALPASLAAAIAAGRTTRELLVAYVLAIEVSARVGLAAHGGFHDAGFHPTGVAGAFGSAVAAAKLGGLDAAGIAGAQEIVGSMASGILEFLEDGAWTKRLHPGWAAASGLTAAAFARAGWPGPGRVYEGRYGLYATHLGSRAWDPDALTADLGSRWELLTTGVKPYPSCHFSHGFADALLTLRADEGFTADDVEHIRCLIHPTAAAAVFEPAERKRRPRDLYDAKFSVPYIAGACLTRGRLTLAEFTEDSLADPAIHAVADRVDFADDPESRFPEAYSAAVEVTLRDGRRLFRREHVNRGHAERPLSVEDISAKYAANMALVVDEATAARVRSAVLALGTDDTTTALEFGEACSRVA; translated from the coding sequence ATGCACCCGACCACCACGCTCGCCGGCCGGCTCGGGGAGTTCGCCGCCGGCATCCGGTTCGAAGACCTGCCCACCGCCGTCGTCGAGCAGGCGCGCCACCTCGCGCTCGACGCGGTGGGGCTCGCGTTCTGCGCCGCGGACGAACCGTTCGCACACCGGGCCCGCGAGGCGTTCACACTGCTCGGCTCCGGTGACCAGCCCGTGCTCGCCGTCGGCGACCGCCTGCCGGCGCGCGACGCCGCAATGCTGGGCGGGATCCTCGTACACGGCCACGACTTCGACGACACGCACATCGGCTCGATCGTGCACGTGTCGGCGTCGGCGTTGCCCGCTTCGCTGGCCGCCGCGATCGCGGCCGGGCGGACGACGCGGGAGCTGCTGGTGGCATACGTGCTGGCGATCGAGGTGAGCGCCCGCGTGGGGCTGGCGGCGCACGGCGGGTTTCACGACGCGGGCTTCCACCCGACCGGCGTCGCCGGCGCGTTCGGCTCCGCGGTGGCCGCGGCGAAGCTCGGTGGCCTCGACGCCGCCGGGATCGCGGGCGCGCAGGAAATCGTGGGCTCGATGGCGTCGGGGATCCTGGAGTTCCTGGAAGACGGCGCGTGGACGAAACGCCTGCACCCGGGCTGGGCCGCGGCTTCGGGTCTGACGGCGGCGGCGTTCGCCCGCGCGGGCTGGCCGGGGCCGGGCCGGGTTTACGAGGGCCGGTACGGGCTCTATGCCACGCACCTGGGTAGTCGAGCCTGGGACCCCGACGCGCTGACCGCTGACCTCGGCTCCCGCTGGGAACTGCTCACGACGGGTGTGAAGCCGTACCCGAGCTGCCACTTCAGCCACGGCTTCGCCGACGCGTTGCTGACCCTGCGCGCGGACGAGGGTTTCACGGCCGACGACGTCGAGCACATCCGCTGCCTCATCCACCCCACCGCCGCGGCGGCCGTCTTCGAGCCCGCGGAACGCAAACGCCGCCCTCGCGACCTGTACGACGCGAAGTTCAGCGTGCCGTACATCGCGGGCGCCTGCCTGACCCGCGGCCGCCTCACCTTGGCGGAGTTCACGGAGGACTCACTCGCCGACCCCGCCATCCACGCGGTCGCCGACCGGGTGGACTTCGCGGACGACCCGGAATCGCGGTTTCCGGAGGCCTATTCGGCCGCGGTGGAGGTAACACTGCGGGACGGCCGCCGGTTGTTCCGGCGCGAGCACGTGAACCGCGGTCATGCCGAGCGGCCACTGTCCGTCGAGGACATCTCGGCCAAGTACGCGGCGAACATGGCCCTGGTCGTCGACGAGGCCACTGCCGCGCGGGTTCGCTCCGCCGTTTTGGCCCTGGGCACCGACGACACGACCACGGCGCTGGAGTTCGGGGAGGCTTGCTCTCGGGTGGCGTGA
- a CDS encoding FadR/GntR family transcriptional regulator: MSETAGTQAGLRVRRVQAAYRQVADQLKDQILTGELTAGTRLPNEAELARLFGVSRSTVREALRLLASQHLVDTTRGATGGTFVSSPDALSVAENLGGALGLLVNAQGMSVENLLEARLILEPLAARLAASRADAAGLETLAGATASTSALAPSSGFVVHWDFHTTLVAITGNPLLHLMCRPINDVLRGRLHRDRVPREVWDQVDADHVDIHRAVADGDADAAERLTREHLHSLRPLYEKMED; the protein is encoded by the coding sequence ATGAGCGAGACCGCCGGCACGCAGGCCGGCCTGCGGGTGCGCCGGGTTCAGGCCGCGTACCGCCAGGTGGCCGACCAGCTCAAGGACCAGATCCTCACCGGGGAGCTGACCGCCGGCACGCGGCTGCCCAACGAGGCCGAGCTGGCCCGGCTGTTCGGGGTCAGCCGCAGCACCGTGCGCGAGGCGCTGCGACTGCTCGCGAGCCAGCACCTGGTGGACACCACCCGCGGCGCGACCGGCGGGACGTTCGTGTCGAGCCCGGACGCGCTGAGCGTCGCCGAGAACCTGGGCGGTGCGCTGGGGCTGCTGGTGAACGCGCAGGGCATGAGCGTGGAAAACCTGCTCGAGGCGCGGCTGATCCTCGAGCCGCTGGCCGCGCGGCTGGCGGCTTCGCGGGCCGATGCCGCGGGACTGGAGACATTGGCGGGGGCGACGGCGAGCACGTCGGCGCTGGCCCCGTCGAGCGGGTTCGTCGTGCACTGGGACTTCCACACGACGCTGGTCGCCATCACCGGCAACCCGCTGCTGCACCTGATGTGCCGCCCGATCAACGACGTGCTGCGTGGCCGGCTGCACCGCGACCGCGTCCCGCGTGAGGTGTGGGACCAGGTCGATGCCGACCACGTCGACATCCACCGCGCCGTGGCCGACGGCGACGCCGACGCGGCCGAGCGGCTCACGCGCGAGCACTTGCACAGCCTGCGGCCGTTGTACGAAAAGATGGAAGACTAA
- a CDS encoding MaoC family dehydratase — MHDGRQGRYYEDFAVGDVYRHPLGRTISEADNTWFTLLTMNTHPAHFDAHYAERTPFGRILVNSGLTIAMLLGQSVSDISQRAIANLAMTDVRLTHPVFIGDTLYGESICTAKRESASKPYAGLVSVHTRGLNGDGDECLSFDRTVLVYKRSEAGAIDSFPAAKTGPLTLGDRA; from the coding sequence GTGCACGACGGCCGGCAAGGGCGCTACTACGAGGACTTCGCCGTGGGCGACGTCTACCGCCACCCGCTGGGTCGCACGATCAGCGAAGCGGACAACACGTGGTTCACCTTGCTCACCATGAACACCCACCCCGCGCACTTCGACGCGCACTACGCCGAGCGCACGCCGTTCGGCCGGATCCTGGTCAACTCGGGGCTCACGATCGCGATGCTGCTGGGCCAGAGCGTCTCCGACATCAGCCAGCGGGCGATTGCGAACCTCGCGATGACCGACGTGCGGCTGACACACCCGGTTTTCATCGGCGACACGCTCTACGGCGAGTCGATCTGCACCGCGAAGCGCGAGTCGGCCTCGAAGCCGTACGCGGGGCTCGTGTCCGTGCACACCCGCGGGCTCAACGGCGACGGCGACGAATGCCTGTCGTTCGACCGCACTGTGCTGGTGTACAAGCGATCCGAGGCCGGTGCCATCGACTCGTTCCCCGCCGCGAAGACCGGCCCGCTGACGCTGGGGGACCGCGCATGA